One region of Armigeres subalbatus isolate Guangzhou_Male chromosome 3, GZ_Asu_2, whole genome shotgun sequence genomic DNA includes:
- the LOC134228058 gene encoding peroxiredoxin-6-like, whose product MRIGATIPNFKADSTKGPIDFYQWLGDSWCVLFSHPADFTPVCTTELGRIAVHKEHFQKRNVKILAHSVDDLKCHVDWVNDIKSYCPDIIGNFPYPIIADPARELAVKFGMLDEKDKNDPELAHTVRALFIISPDHRVRLTMYYPTSTGRNVDEILRVIDSLQLTDRLKVIATPANWTPGTKVMILPTVSEADADKLFSNIERISMPSGNVYVRTTTDYE is encoded by the exons atgCGTATCGGAGCTACCATTCCCAATTTTAAGGCCGATTCGACCAAGGGTCCGATCGATTTCTACCAATGGCTGGGCGACTCTTGGTGTGTCCTGTTTTCCCATCCGGCTGACTTCACTCCGGTGTGTACGACGGAACTGGGTCGCATTGCTGTCCATAAGGAGCACTTCCAGAAGCGCAATGTGAAGATTTTGGCCCACTCTGTCGATGATCTCAAGTGTCATGTCGATTGGGTTAAC GATATTAAATCGTACTGTCCGGATATCATCGGGAACTTCCCCTATCCGATCATTGCTGACCCGGCACGTGAATTGGCGGTTAAGTTTGGAATGCTCGATGAAAAAGACAAAAACGATCCGGAGTTGGCACACACTGTTCGTGCTTTGTTCATTATCAG TCCTGATCATCGCGTTCGATTGACGATGTACTATCCCACATCGACTGGAAGAAATGTCGA CGAAATACTTCGTGTCATCGATTCACTGCAGCTCACTGACCGCCTAAAAGTGATTGCCACGCCCGCCAACTGGACG CCCGGTACGAAGGTAATGATCCTCCCGACCGTCTCCGAAGCGGACGCTGACAAGCTGTTCTCCAACATCGAACGAATCTCGATGCCGTCCGGCAATGTGTACGTGCGGACCACAACTGATTACGAGTGA